TTCTGACTTATTCATGAAAAGTTGAATCAGGCTCAACCTCTTGAGCATTTTACTGATTGCGGCTGATGGGAACTAAAACAGAATTTATTGAACTGAaaataggtaaaaaaaaaaaaaagatatcaatCTCTCTAAGGATGCTTTAAACCAGAACGAAAATATGTAAGAAATGTGAACACAAAGATACTCAGAAAGAGTAAAAGAAAAAGAGAGCAATTGCCCTTaaaattttcacattttatttggTAAATTTTCACATTTGATTTGGTAAATTTTCACATTTTAAGTCATGTATAATTGTTTGGTCTCATAATTTGTTTTACATTATGTATTTTatagtcgggcggcacggtggtgtagtggttagcgctgtcgcctcacagcaagaaggtcctgggttcgagccccggggccggcgagggcctttctgtgtggagtttgcatgttctccccgtgtccgcgtgggtttcctccgggtgctccggtttcccccacagtccaaagacatgcaggttaggttaactgactctaaattgaccgtaggtgtgaatgtgagtgtgaatggttgtctgtgtctatgtgtcagccctgtgatgacctggtgacttgtccagggtgtaccccgcctttcgcccgtagtcagctgggataggctccagcttgcctgcgaccctgtagaaggataaagcggctagagataatgagatgagatgagattttatagttTACTGTTTTACATCTGTTACTTTTTAGTGTTTGGTTTTATGTTTTAATTGTTATcatcacagggcggcacggtggtgtagtggttagtgctgtcgcctcacagcaagaaggtcctgggttcgagccccagggccggcgagggcctttctgtgtggagtttgcatgttctccccgtgtccgcgtgggttttctccgggtgctccggtttcccccacagtccaaagacatgcaggttaggttaactggtgactctaaattgaccgtaggtgtgaatgtgagtgtgaatggttgtctgtgtctatgtgtcagccctgtgatgacctggcgacttgtccagggtgtaccccgcctttcgcccgtagtcagctgggataggctccagcttgcctgcgaccctgtagaaggataaagcggctagagataatgaatgaatgaatgttatcaTCACTGTAATTGGACCTGCAGGGTCTGTTGatgataaattaataaatgaaataaaagctAGTACCATAATTGTTCACTTCTTTGAACTTTCTTGTTGGTTTTAGTTAGGAAgtagggtgtgcaaacttttgacttAAAGAGttccacagaaaaaataaatgatATACAGTCATTGTGACTGAGAATGTGACAATACCAGATGGTAATGAAACTCGATGTAGAGATCATTCTCAAAATGCAGAGGATATTTCCAGAGAAGACGATGGAATGAGAGCGAGATTGAGCCATCATCCAGCAGGAAGTCCAACACATACTCATCTGGGTGAATGGGACGCACTTGTTCATCTAAAAGGAGGAGACGTGGTGTGAGTTAACAGCAACAGAAGACAAGGGATACGATTGGAAGAAAGAATGAAACACAAGATTGCTTTCATGGAACGTTTTCACACAGAGAGATGAAGTTCTGGATTGCGGGATCTGTGTACTTCTTATCTGGAGAGTGAGTTTAGGGTCAGTGTGGTCATGTAATACACTGTGTGACTACACGTAAATGTGCATGAGAGAAAAATATGCAGAGGGAGTTTGAGAAGCGGCTGTATTTACCCTGATGGCGGGTGGCAAAGATGGAAAATTCGTTCACCTCAGCTGGATTACTCATACCCATCTCTGTGCAAATGTCTATCACGACCTCATTCGCCACctgaatgtacacacacacacacacacacacaaaacccacaCATGAACTTTTTATTTACCCCTTGTATCATAGCTGCTTTGAATGGCACTTTTTATTAGTGGGTGTTATAATCTCAAAGTTTAAAGCAAAGAGATTGCATACGTTGAAGTTGCAGACTTTGCATGGGAACTCCACTCCACCTGGGAGCAGGATGGGCAACCGCCGAGTGTTCCGACCTGCCTACATACATGAAATACAGACACACAGGCATCAATCATCCTTGTCTTTGCATTACCATGAGGTATTATGCACATTAATTTGACCTTTAGGTGTTAGTTAAGAGAAATTCATCTTAACCATAATCTAAAAACAGTCAGTATAATCATGAAAACTGTCTCTCTATACTCGTCTTTATTCATAGCCATTTTTACTGGTGATGAGGATTtagaaagtaaataaagcattttCAGTGTTTTGGTGAAATTTATTTATCTTTTCTTAAAACAGAGGTGGCAAAATTTGAAAATGTGCCACAGCAACATCCAATAGGTTTTTCTCAGACCGCTTCAGATATAAGAAGCGGACATGACAATATGCTTAGATAATTATAACTTACCAAAATGGCTTCCATCTCCAAATGAGAAGGAATATTTCTGCGTCCTCCATAGGTGAGTGAATGTTTGAGATTGTTCTCACACGCATGAGCCttctctaaacacacacacacagagtacattgATGCAAGAAACATGATCATGGCCACCACTGGTTCCAACCATAACTCATCTCAAGCAGATAATAATGTACTATTTCCATTCCATTTTGGCAGATCACTACAGTGATATGGctactctgacggcttcagctatcaaagtttctaggaaacattacagtagtggtttcccattgccttctactggactattatagaggttttctcctctcaaccattcacactcattcacacctatggacaatttagagtcaccaattagcctaacctgcatgtctttgggggaaaccagagcacccggaggaaacccacgcagacagggggagaacatgcaaactccacagatagGCCCCTGCCAACTGCTGGACttgatcccagaaccttcttgctgtgaggcaatggggctaaccagtacaccaccgtgccgcctaatgtctcatctcatctcatatcctgttctacagggtcgcaggcaagctggagcctatcccagctgaccacgggcgaaaggcggggtacaccctggacaagtcgccaggtcatcacagggctgacacatagacacagacaaccattcacactcacattcacacctatggtcaatttagagtcaccagttaacctaacctgcatgtctttggactgtgggggaaaccagagcacctggaggaaacccatgtggacatggggagaacatgcaaactccgcacagaaaggccctcgccggccacggggctcgaacccggaacttcttgctgtgaggcgacagcgctaaccactacaccaccgtgccgcccatctgcaTGATTAACCAAGCTGTCTGAAATGAGCACTGTACCTTGGTAAGGGTGGTTGGAGTCCTGACTGCAGCTCTGGAGATGTCGCATCATATATGGCAGTAATGTCGAGGAACAGGGGAAGAAGCCAGTGATGAGTTTTAGCAGAAGCCAGCCACGTGCACAGCTCTCTCTGCGTAGATCCAGAACAAAAGTGATTTACCTGATCTACGTTTACTTACTTTCTGTTCTTATTTTGAAAGCTTGACACTGAGTGTTAGCACAAACTCTGGAGAGGGAGGAATTGTTatgtaaaaaaaaccccagaaatgaCACAAACTCTGAACTTGCTATGATGTTATATTACGGTCAATATGGAGGACAATGGTTGGATTTATCTTTATTGTTTTTGCTTTGGTGTGTTATGATCTTAGTACAATTTTAGgattcagatctttttttttgtaagtcagtcaagtcaaagtcccttccacaccagaatctagtcttcccaggcagtctcctgtcccagtactaaccagctctttaaggcgtatgggtgtggcaccgatctccatttcggtagcccttggcctctcgcctatacagctagggttacagtggggggctggtcctctggtaatcgTGAgaatttgacttccccactcgcatctggattacagcgtgccttgccagacggtagtaggtaccatttttatgatggtctttggtatgacccaaccgcaaatagaacttgcgatctcctggttgagaggtggacatgctaaccactaagccaatttgcggtcttctttttttttgtaagtttATCACTAAAGGCTAAAGAACATACCAAATACAATCCCACTTTTGTGAAAAACTATGCTAACACATTAGAAAAACAATCACTCCATTCTGCCTCTATTATAAAACATCCTTTAGTCACTGTTTGTCAGTTAAAtcatcttctttcagctgctcccatacactcaaggtcaccacagcggatttgTTCCGCATAttgatttggcatagattttacaccagatgcccttcctgatgcaaccctccccagtctatctgggcttggaaccagcactaagtatgcactgtcttgtacaaccccagtagcTGGGCATtttaccaaacctgcatgtctttgaactgtgggaggaaaccagagcatgcagacatggagaaaacatgcaaaatccacacagaaaggcccccattggccatgaggttcaaacccagaaccttcttgctgtgaggcgacagcgctaaccactacaccaccgtgccgccccgatacagaacatatatatatatatatgtgcacaCACTTTCACTTACTTGCGTGGATTGTTGGAGGTCTGTTTGATGATCTGGCAGTAGAGCTCATCCCGGAGAAACTCCTTCTCTTTCCCAAGCTGAGTAATCACATCGCACGGTCAGTGGAGGAACGATACACATTTTCTGACCTTGGAATTCTCTAGTATGCACATACTGAATGATACAAAAGAATAAATACCTGTATAATAAAATAGGCACACTTTTCTTCTGTCTGGTCCTTCCTTAAGGGCTGGTCAGTCATGAACTGCATCACATCTGCACACAAGGAAGCAGAAGTAGAAATGTGATTTCAGCTGAGAAACCTACATAGGTAAGGATattcgtttgtgtgtgtgtctgtgtgtaagcTTACATATGAAAGACTGAACACCCAGAACACTGAGCTCTTTGTCTGAAAACAGGATCAGAGACTCATTGATAGGCTCCTGTGAGAGAAAATGACAGTAAATGCTTGAGCACAATGTTATAGCATAACAATAAGCATTCATATATTGTTAAATGTGCATGAAAGCCATACATACTGCTGTGTAGTGCACCATCAGTTCAAGTTCTCTAACTCCATTGGGTTGGCCTCTCTCATTTGGCCTAAGAATTGGGGAGAAGTTTTAAAATCATTATTCATGTTTTAAGAATGTAGCCCTTGTGATATAAGTTTCAGTTTTATACTTCAGTATGAAATTGTTTGTCTaagactatccatccatccatagctctTACACGCTACCCTAAAAGGTAATTCAAAACAAAAGTCCTTAGAAGATGCCTTTAGTTGAAAGCCTTATAAGACACCAAGCTTCTCTTTCAaataggcatgtaacaatatattaTGCAATGATAATTCACgatcctttcgcccgtagtcagctgggataggctccagcttgcctgcgaccctgtagaaggataaagcggctagagataatgagatgagatgagatgagataattcacgatacaaatttatgatgatttgaatccatccattatccggaaccgcctatcctgtgcagggttgcgggcaagctggagcctatcccagctgactatggacaggtcgccaggtcatcacagggctgacacacagagacaaacaaccattcacactcacacctacggtcaatttagagctaccaattaacctaaccagcatgtctttggactatgggggaaaccagagcacccggaggaaacccacgcagacacagggagaacatgcaaactccacacagaaaagcccctgtcagccactgggctcaaattcagaactttcttgctgtgaggcaacagtgttaaccactacaccactatgccacccttgtctaatgccgcttttccactacaaacgcggctgagccgtgccgtgctgagtcgagctgagcggggctgttggagttgcatttcgactacaaccgcgctgaaccgtgctggctggaagtgggtggacacattgggtggagttagcgaaagtgggtggacgtcacgtgatgtcgttaagcagcgcaaacagtgacatcagtgacagtggcggaacaagtcagagccgggccgggggcggggcaaatgaccgggccctttattaaagcttatcataacatcattttaggctacaaaatgtccgcaactgcggtgtttatcaatttcaacactaccgggtgcaactatgttatttagtacatcaagtccttcaaacgaacatgtaactcggaaacaaaaaacattaggatactgtacatggctcataataaaacatcaatagcctatactgcgcacattatttgaagggcatacgaatgagcgctcagaggttgcaacggtgacaggaagagtcagaaataaaaggagggcggtgcaaacctcactgaatgcactgtgtttaccaatttcaacactacggggtgcaactatgttattttgtacattaagtccttcaaacgaacatgtcactcagaaacaaaaaaacattcggcgacatactgtacatggctcataataaaacatcaatagcctactgcgcgcattatttgaagggcatacgacgagccttgcgctccgcgaactcgtccacgatgctctgtatgtcactgattcagtgagcttttcagcggtagtctcacgacccgaatagtaaacaataaacatggaggacatggagtcgttagtgttgctggtcttggtgctgtggcttgttgtcaccgacaacacggacagatactggcaagagcgtatagatgaggcgaggcggcgcataaggcttcagaaattctcgtaattcgtaattcttctccttccgggtttgcggtgtttacagatcccagcgcgctcgcggggcgtgtgtgggcatgtgaggacact
Above is a genomic segment from Neoarius graeffei isolate fNeoGra1 chromosome 14, fNeoGra1.pri, whole genome shotgun sequence containing:
- the LOC132897642 gene encoding unconventional myosin-XV-like, coding for MVHYTAEPINESLILFSDKELSVLGVQSFIYVMQFMTDQPLRKDQTEEKCAYFIIQLGKEKEFLRDELYCQIIKQTSNNPRKESCARGWLLLKLITGFFPCSSTLLPYMMRHLQSCSQDSNHPYQEKAHACENNLKHSLTYGGRRNIPSHLEMEAILAGRNTRRLPILLPGGVEFPCKVCNFNVANEVVIDICTEMGMSNPAEVNEFSIFATRHQDEQVRPIHPDEYVLDFLLDDGSISLSFHRLLWKYPLHFENDLYIEFHYHLILADYLNGKILLPGNSSTLHQQVAELAVLQHLALGFNQQPTPQELKQYVPLLDGISANDQNLHSAALRQLSLSANINPVDAKIHFIKTLSSLHLFGSNIFMAQKISHKGCPSPCVVAVNHEDIGIIHPQTRFSALTIPMEEVQSLRTITPKKEKVPAVEINFGNPSHPNTITIYLKQARELCHIIAIIMDLLRPPSRNRT